The following are encoded in a window of Numida meleagris isolate 19003 breed g44 Domestic line chromosome 11, NumMel1.0, whole genome shotgun sequence genomic DNA:
- the OGG1 gene encoding N-glycosylase/DNA lyase isoform X1 encodes MGTEMDGDEDGSGSAEKGAVEHCVTNGLLRASSPELSVPWGAGGCHGVRVERALSLLHLWGHSRPPWRCGTPPRPAQPCGGGCAALQPSCAWTWCWHRGKPSGGGRAALARGQECWVTVYGRCARSGTASGTRCTARRRLALKLTGSCGTTSSWTWGWRPCTAPGGRLTPSSARQPPPSQVGQPHGVTTAPTHWAPLTHGAAGVRVLRQDPVECLLSFICTSNNHVARITTMIERLCQAFGQQLCLLDERPFHAFPSLGALAGADAEAKLRALGFGYRARFVSGTARAITGGMGAEGLCRLRAVPYAEARRVLCALPGVGAKVADCVCLMALDKAEAVPVDTHVWHIARQRYGAALGARSLTARVHQEIGDFFRKLWGPYAGWAQAVLFCADLRKGRDGGSRARRGRSQASRGAGCS; translated from the exons ATGGGAACGGAGATGGATGGGGATGAAGATGGGAGTGGGAGTGCAGAGAAGGGGGCTGTGGAGCACTGTGTGACAAATGGGCTCTTGCGGGCATCCTCACCTGAGCTGAGTGTGCCATGGGGTGCAGGTGGGTGTCATGGTGTGAGAGTGGAGAGAGCCCTGAGCCTACTGCACCTGTGGGGCCACAGCCGCCCCCCATGGCGCTGCGGGACACCCCCTCGGCCTGCCCAGCCCTGTGGCGGTGGCTGCGCTGCCCTCCAGCCGAGCTGCGCCTGGACCTGGTGCTGGCATCGGGGCAAGCCTTCCG GTGGCgggagagcagccctggcacGTGGACAGGAGTGCTGGGTGACCGTGTATGGACGCTGCGCCAGGAGCGGGACCGCCTCTGGTACACGGTGTACGGCGAGGAGACGCCTGGCCCTGAAACTGACCGGATCCTGCGGGACTACTTCCAGCTGGACGTGGGGCTGGCGGCCCTGTACCGCACCTGGGGGGCGGCTGACCCCCTCTTCTGCAAGGCAGCCGCCGCCTTCCCAGGTGGGACAGCCCCATGGGGTGACAACGGCACCCACCCACTGGGCCCCACTGACCCATGGTGCTGCAGGGGTGCGCGTGCTGCGGCAGGACCCTGTGGAGTGCCTGCTGTCCTTCATCTGCACCTCCAACAACCACGTGGCCCGGATCACCACCATGATCGAGCGCCTGTGCCAGGCCTTTGGCCAACAGCTCTGCTTGCTGGACGAGCGGCCCTTCCAcgccttcccttccctgggGGCACTGGCAG GCGCTGACGCAGAGGCCAAGCTGCGGGCGCTGGGCTTTGGCTATCGGGCCCGCTTCGTCAGCGGCACGGCACGTGCCATCACCGGGGGAATGGGTGCCGAGGGGCTGTGCCGGCTGCGGGCCGTGCCCTACGCTGAGGCCAGGAGGGTGCTGTGTGCCCTGCCGGGAGTGGGGGCCAAG GTGGCCGACTGCGTGTGCCTGATGGCCCTGGACAAGGCGGAGGCGGTGCCGGTGGACACCCATGTGTGGCACATTGCCCGGCAGCGCTACGGGGCAGCACTGGGCGCCCGTTCCCTGACCGCCCGTGTGCACCAGGAGATCG GTGACTTCTTCCGCAAACTGTGGGGTCCCTACGCGGGCTGGGCACAAGCG GTCCTCTTCTGTGCTGACCTCCGCAAGGGCCGAGATGGTGGGAGCCGGGCCAGGAGGGGCCGCAGCCAGGCAAGCCGTGGGGCCGGGTGCTCCTAG
- the OGG1 gene encoding N-glycosylase/DNA lyase isoform X4 — MGTEMDGDEDGSGSAEKGAVEHCVTNGLLRASSPELSVPWGAGGCHGVRVERALSLLHLWGHSRPPWRCGTPPRPAQPCGGGCAALQPSCAWTWCWHRGKPSGGGRAALARGQECWVTVYGRCARSGTASGTRCTARRRLALKLTGSCGTTSSWTWGWRPCTAPGGRLTPSSARQPPPSQVGQPHGVTTAPTHWAPLTHGAAGVRVLRQDPVECLLSFICTSNNHVARITTMIERLCQAFGQQLCLLDERPFHAFPSLGALAGGRLRVPDGPGQGGGGAGGHPCVAHCPAALRGSTGRPFPDRPCAPGDR; from the exons ATGGGAACGGAGATGGATGGGGATGAAGATGGGAGTGGGAGTGCAGAGAAGGGGGCTGTGGAGCACTGTGTGACAAATGGGCTCTTGCGGGCATCCTCACCTGAGCTGAGTGTGCCATGGGGTGCAGGTGGGTGTCATGGTGTGAGAGTGGAGAGAGCCCTGAGCCTACTGCACCTGTGGGGCCACAGCCGCCCCCCATGGCGCTGCGGGACACCCCCTCGGCCTGCCCAGCCCTGTGGCGGTGGCTGCGCTGCCCTCCAGCCGAGCTGCGCCTGGACCTGGTGCTGGCATCGGGGCAAGCCTTCCG GTGGCgggagagcagccctggcacGTGGACAGGAGTGCTGGGTGACCGTGTATGGACGCTGCGCCAGGAGCGGGACCGCCTCTGGTACACGGTGTACGGCGAGGAGACGCCTGGCCCTGAAACTGACCGGATCCTGCGGGACTACTTCCAGCTGGACGTGGGGCTGGCGGCCCTGTACCGCACCTGGGGGGCGGCTGACCCCCTCTTCTGCAAGGCAGCCGCCGCCTTCCCAGGTGGGACAGCCCCATGGGGTGACAACGGCACCCACCCACTGGGCCCCACTGACCCATGGTGCTGCAGGGGTGCGCGTGCTGCGGCAGGACCCTGTGGAGTGCCTGCTGTCCTTCATCTGCACCTCCAACAACCACGTGGCCCGGATCACCACCATGATCGAGCGCCTGTGCCAGGCCTTTGGCCAACAGCTCTGCTTGCTGGACGAGCGGCCCTTCCAcgccttcccttccctgggGGCACTGGCAG GTGGCCGACTGCGTGTGCCTGATGGCCCTGGACAAGGCGGAGGCGGTGCCGGTGGACACCCATGTGTGGCACATTGCCCGGCAGCGCTACGGGGCAGCACTGGGCGCCCGTTCCCTGACCGCCCGTGTGCACCAGGAGATCGGTGA
- the OGG1 gene encoding N-glycosylase/DNA lyase isoform X3, with translation MALRDTPSACPALWRWLRCPPAELRLDLVLASGQAFRWRESSPGTWTGVLGDRVWTLRQERDRLWYTVYGEETPGPETDRILRDYFQLDVGLAALYRTWGAADPLFCKAAAAFPGVRVLRQDPVECLLSFICTSNNHVARITTMIERLCQAFGQQLCLLDERPFHAFPSLGALAGADAEAKLRALGFGYRARFVSGTARAITGGMGAEGLCRLRAVPYAEARRVLCALPGVGAKVADCVCLMALDKAEAVPVDTHVWHIARQRYGAALGARSLTARVHQEIGDFFRKLWGPYAGWAQAVLFCADLRKGRDGGSRARRGRSQASRGAGCS, from the exons ATGGCGCTGCGGGACACCCCCTCGGCCTGCCCAGCCCTGTGGCGGTGGCTGCGCTGCCCTCCAGCCGAGCTGCGCCTGGACCTGGTGCTGGCATCGGGGCAAGCCTTCCG GTGGCgggagagcagccctggcacGTGGACAGGAGTGCTGGGTGACCGTGTATGGACGCTGCGCCAGGAGCGGGACCGCCTCTGGTACACGGTGTACGGCGAGGAGACGCCTGGCCCTGAAACTGACCGGATCCTGCGGGACTACTTCCAGCTGGACGTGGGGCTGGCGGCCCTGTACCGCACCTGGGGGGCGGCTGACCCCCTCTTCTGCAAGGCAGCCGCCGCCTTCCCAG GGGTGCGCGTGCTGCGGCAGGACCCTGTGGAGTGCCTGCTGTCCTTCATCTGCACCTCCAACAACCACGTGGCCCGGATCACCACCATGATCGAGCGCCTGTGCCAGGCCTTTGGCCAACAGCTCTGCTTGCTGGACGAGCGGCCCTTCCAcgccttcccttccctgggGGCACTGGCAG GCGCTGACGCAGAGGCCAAGCTGCGGGCGCTGGGCTTTGGCTATCGGGCCCGCTTCGTCAGCGGCACGGCACGTGCCATCACCGGGGGAATGGGTGCCGAGGGGCTGTGCCGGCTGCGGGCCGTGCCCTACGCTGAGGCCAGGAGGGTGCTGTGTGCCCTGCCGGGAGTGGGGGCCAAG GTGGCCGACTGCGTGTGCCTGATGGCCCTGGACAAGGCGGAGGCGGTGCCGGTGGACACCCATGTGTGGCACATTGCCCGGCAGCGCTACGGGGCAGCACTGGGCGCCCGTTCCCTGACCGCCCGTGTGCACCAGGAGATCG GTGACTTCTTCCGCAAACTGTGGGGTCCCTACGCGGGCTGGGCACAAGCG GTCCTCTTCTGTGCTGACCTCCGCAAGGGCCGAGATGGTGGGAGCCGGGCCAGGAGGGGCCGCAGCCAGGCAAGCCGTGGGGCCGGGTGCTCCTAG
- the OGG1 gene encoding N-glycosylase/DNA lyase isoform X2, whose amino-acid sequence MALRDTPSACPALWRWLRCPPAELRLDLVLASGQAFRWRESSPGTWTGVLGDRVWTLRQERDRLWYTVYGEETPGPETDRILRDYFQLDVGLAALYRTWGAADPLFCKAAAAFPGVRVLRQDPVECLLSFICTSNNHVARITTMIERLCQAFGQQLCLLDERPFHAFPSLGALAGADAEAKLRALGFGYRARFVSGTARAITGGMGAEGLCRLRAVPYAEARRVLCALPGVGAKVADCVCLMALDKAEAVPVDTHVWHIARQRYGAALGARSLTARVHQEIGESTSQQPQLAGARAEPPLLALISPQVTSSANCGVPTRAGHKRSSSVLTSARAEMVGAGPGGAAARQAVGPGAPREGAQEGLGAEFVRLLPTVCWPLGGKPSQAAFVSFLYYKE is encoded by the exons ATGGCGCTGCGGGACACCCCCTCGGCCTGCCCAGCCCTGTGGCGGTGGCTGCGCTGCCCTCCAGCCGAGCTGCGCCTGGACCTGGTGCTGGCATCGGGGCAAGCCTTCCG GTGGCgggagagcagccctggcacGTGGACAGGAGTGCTGGGTGACCGTGTATGGACGCTGCGCCAGGAGCGGGACCGCCTCTGGTACACGGTGTACGGCGAGGAGACGCCTGGCCCTGAAACTGACCGGATCCTGCGGGACTACTTCCAGCTGGACGTGGGGCTGGCGGCCCTGTACCGCACCTGGGGGGCGGCTGACCCCCTCTTCTGCAAGGCAGCCGCCGCCTTCCCAG GGGTGCGCGTGCTGCGGCAGGACCCTGTGGAGTGCCTGCTGTCCTTCATCTGCACCTCCAACAACCACGTGGCCCGGATCACCACCATGATCGAGCGCCTGTGCCAGGCCTTTGGCCAACAGCTCTGCTTGCTGGACGAGCGGCCCTTCCAcgccttcccttccctgggGGCACTGGCAG GCGCTGACGCAGAGGCCAAGCTGCGGGCGCTGGGCTTTGGCTATCGGGCCCGCTTCGTCAGCGGCACGGCACGTGCCATCACCGGGGGAATGGGTGCCGAGGGGCTGTGCCGGCTGCGGGCCGTGCCCTACGCTGAGGCCAGGAGGGTGCTGTGTGCCCTGCCGGGAGTGGGGGCCAAG GTGGCCGACTGCGTGTGCCTGATGGCCCTGGACAAGGCGGAGGCGGTGCCGGTGGACACCCATGTGTGGCACATTGCCCGGCAGCGCTACGGGGCAGCACTGGGCGCCCGTTCCCTGACCGCCCGTGTGCACCAGGAGATCGGTGAGAGCACAAGCCAACAGCCACAGCTTGCGGGTGCAAGGGCTGAGCCCCCACTGCTGGCTCTGATCTCTCCCCAGGTGACTTCTTCCGCAAACTGTGGGGTCCCTACGCGGGCTGGGCACAAGCG GTCCTCTTCTGTGCTGACCTCCGCAAGGGCCGAGATGGTGGGAGCCGGGCCAGGAGGGGCCGCAGCCAGGCAAGCCGTGGGGCCGGGTGCTCCTAGAGAGGGGGCacaggaggggctgggagcagagttTGTCCGTCTCCTGCCCACTGTGTGCTGGCCCCTGGGGGGCAAGCCAAGCCAGGCAGCGTTTGTCTCTTTCCTTTATTACaaggaataa
- the CAMK1 gene encoding calcium/calmodulin-dependent protein kinase type 1 isoform X1 produces MLCSGAAGRQERGTGLPCPTRVCGLSPPRDVTPPPRAVCAGPVGRPLALPPSFTAPPQLAVARGHSSPALSHWLNGGQAPPPAVTSALSGGAAPGGVAAAPRGAGAGAAATVGAARGRRVTMPLGQPAPGWKKRTEDIRGIYDFREVLGTGAFSEVVLAEEKATQKLVAIKCIAKKALEGKEAGIENEIAVLHKIKHPNIVALDDIYESSSHLYLIMQLVSGGELFDRIVEKGFYTERDASTLIRQILDAVRYLHDMGIVHRDLKPENLLYYSLEEDSKIMISDFGLSKIEGCGSVMSTACGTPGYVAPEVLAQKPYSKAVDCWSIGVIAYILLCGYPPFYDENDAKLFEQILRAEYEFDSPYWDDISDSAKDFIRHLMEKDPDKRFTCEQALQHPWIAGDTALDKNIHHSVSEQIKKNFAKSKWKQAFNATAVVRHMRKLQLGTSQEGPGQMTPNSP; encoded by the exons ATGCTCTGctcgggggctgcggggcggcaAGAGAGGGGGACGGGGCTGCCGTGCCCTACCCGAGTCTGCGGGCTGTCCCCTCCGCGGGATGTCACCCCCCCGCCACGAGCTGTGTGTGCCGGCCCCGTGGGCCGTCCCCTCGCGCTCCCCCCGTCATTCACGGCCCCTCCGCAGCTCGCGGTCGCGCGTGGGCACTCATCGCCCGCGCTTTCCCATTGGCTGAACGGCGGGCAGGCCCCGCCCCCCGCCGTGACGTCAGCGCTGTCCGGCGGTGCCGCGCCAGGAGGAGTCGCCGCTGCTccgcgcggggccggggccggggccgccgcAACCGTCG GCGCAGCCCGCGGCCGCAGGGTCACCATGCCGCTGGGACAGCCCGCGCCCGGCTGGAAGAAGAGGACCGAGGACATTCGCGGCATCTACGACTTTCGAGAGGTCCTGGGCAC GGGGGCTTTCTCCGAGGtggtgctggcagaggagaAGGCAACCCAGAAGCTGGTGGCCATCAAGTGCATCGCCAAGAAGGCACTGGAGGGGAAGGAGGCCGGCATCGAGAATGAGATCGCTGTCCTGCACAA GATCAAGCACCCCAACATCGTGGCCTTGGATGACATCTACGAGAGCAGCAGCCACCTCTACCTCATCATGCAGCT GGTGTCCGGGGGGGAACTCTTTGACCGCATCGTGGAGAAGGGTTTCTACACCGAGCGTGATGCCAGCACGCTGATCCGGCAGATCCTGGACGCCGTGCGCTACCTGCACGACATGGGCATCGTGCACCGCGACCTGAAG CCCGAGAACCTGCTGTACTACAGCCTGGAGGAGGACTCCAAGATCATGATCAGCGATTTCGGGCTCTCCAAGATCGAGGGCTGTGGCAGTGTCATGTCCACAGCCTGCGGAACGCCCGGCTACGTAG CCCCCGAGGTGCTGGCACAGAAGCCCTACAGCAAGGCGGTGGATTGCTGGTCCATCGGGGTCATCGCCTACATCCT GCTCTGCGGGTACCCCCCCTTCTACGATGAGAACGATGCCAAGCTCTTCGAGCAGATCCTGCGGGCTGAGTACGAGTTCGACTCGCCCTACTGGGATGACATCTCAGACTCAG CCAAAGACTTCATCAGGCACCTGATGGAAAAGGACCCTGACAAGCGCTTCACGTGTGAGcaagccctgcagcacccctg GATCGCTGGGGACACAGCCCTGGACAAGAACATCCACCATTCGGTGAGCGAGCAGATCAAGAAGAACTTTGCCAAGAGCAAGTGGAAG CAAGCCTTCAACGCCACGGCTGTGGTGCGGCACATGCggaagctgcagctgggaaCCAGCCAGGAGGGCCCTGGGCAGATGACGCCAAACAGCCCCTGA
- the CAMK1 gene encoding calcium/calmodulin-dependent protein kinase type 1 isoform X2, with protein MPLGQPAPGWKKRTEDIRGIYDFREVLGTGAFSEVVLAEEKATQKLVAIKCIAKKALEGKEAGIENEIAVLHKIKHPNIVALDDIYESSSHLYLIMQLVSGGELFDRIVEKGFYTERDASTLIRQILDAVRYLHDMGIVHRDLKPENLLYYSLEEDSKIMISDFGLSKIEGCGSVMSTACGTPGYVAPEVLAQKPYSKAVDCWSIGVIAYILLCGYPPFYDENDAKLFEQILRAEYEFDSPYWDDISDSAKDFIRHLMEKDPDKRFTCEQALQHPWIAGDTALDKNIHHSVSEQIKKNFAKSKWKQAFNATAVVRHMRKLQLGTSQEGPGQMTPNSP; from the exons ATGCCGCTGGGACAGCCCGCGCCCGGCTGGAAGAAGAGGACCGAGGACATTCGCGGCATCTACGACTTTCGAGAGGTCCTGGGCAC GGGGGCTTTCTCCGAGGtggtgctggcagaggagaAGGCAACCCAGAAGCTGGTGGCCATCAAGTGCATCGCCAAGAAGGCACTGGAGGGGAAGGAGGCCGGCATCGAGAATGAGATCGCTGTCCTGCACAA GATCAAGCACCCCAACATCGTGGCCTTGGATGACATCTACGAGAGCAGCAGCCACCTCTACCTCATCATGCAGCT GGTGTCCGGGGGGGAACTCTTTGACCGCATCGTGGAGAAGGGTTTCTACACCGAGCGTGATGCCAGCACGCTGATCCGGCAGATCCTGGACGCCGTGCGCTACCTGCACGACATGGGCATCGTGCACCGCGACCTGAAG CCCGAGAACCTGCTGTACTACAGCCTGGAGGAGGACTCCAAGATCATGATCAGCGATTTCGGGCTCTCCAAGATCGAGGGCTGTGGCAGTGTCATGTCCACAGCCTGCGGAACGCCCGGCTACGTAG CCCCCGAGGTGCTGGCACAGAAGCCCTACAGCAAGGCGGTGGATTGCTGGTCCATCGGGGTCATCGCCTACATCCT GCTCTGCGGGTACCCCCCCTTCTACGATGAGAACGATGCCAAGCTCTTCGAGCAGATCCTGCGGGCTGAGTACGAGTTCGACTCGCCCTACTGGGATGACATCTCAGACTCAG CCAAAGACTTCATCAGGCACCTGATGGAAAAGGACCCTGACAAGCGCTTCACGTGTGAGcaagccctgcagcacccctg GATCGCTGGGGACACAGCCCTGGACAAGAACATCCACCATTCGGTGAGCGAGCAGATCAAGAAGAACTTTGCCAAGAGCAAGTGGAAG CAAGCCTTCAACGCCACGGCTGTGGTGCGGCACATGCggaagctgcagctgggaaCCAGCCAGGAGGGCCCTGGGCAGATGACGCCAAACAGCCCCTGA